The genome window CTGAACCGCTATACACATCCATGGGGTATGTGACGGTGGGCCAGATCCCCGGCTTCAGCCGCGATCCGCATGATCCGTCGAAGGTGGATGGGACGACGATTATGTATAAGCAGATGCGCAGCGCAAATGTGTGAATCGGTCTTAATCATCGGTGCTTGAGCGCCAGGCAGATATAGACTGTCCCATCACTTTCTGGGATAGGTCATGTTCTCCGGTACCGGTATTTATTCCATTCGCGAAGCCGCACGCCTGATCCAGGTGCCCCCCAGGAAACTGGGGCGCTGGATGTTTGGTCACAACTATTTCAGCAAGACCACTGGCGCCCGGCTTTCTTCGTCTGCTTTATGGACACCGCAGCCAGTGGCGGTTACCGCGCCAAATCGCCTGATCGGCTTTGCAGATCTGCTCGAGGCCCGATTTGTGAGCGCTTTTGCCTCTTACGGCGTTCCTCTGCGAGTCATTCGTCACTGTTTGGCCAGCGCGCAAAGCCTCTACAGGGTGAAATATCCGTTCACCACGTTGCGGTTCAAAACGGACGGCAAGACAATATTTGCCGAGGCTGTGCGCGAAGCCAGTGCCAATGCGTCCTTGGTTGACCTGAATAGTCTTCAGAACGTCTTCCGGGAAATCATTCGTCCATCGCTATATGCCGGCATTGAGTACCGGGGGGGCAATGCACTGAAATGGTATCCAGCGCTGCGACGCGAGGGCATTGTGCTGGACCCTGCTCGTGAATCCGGGCGCGCAATCGTCGAAGACACGGGTACACCCACTGACGTGTTGTATGCGTCGTACGTTGCAGAAGGGGCTACCCCCCGGGCTGCATGCCACACCGCGCGAATCTACGACGTGCCGCTGCGGTATGTGAGATCGGCAATCAAGTTCGAGTCGCACCTGAGCGCGCTAAACCATTGAACTTTTTATTCGACAACAATTTGCCGCCGAGTTGGGCGGCCACTTTTGTTGCGGCCAGTCAGCGCAAGTTTCCTGCCGCGTGGCTAGCGGACGTACACCATCTGCGCGAGAAATTTCCGGCAGGCACACCCGATGTGTTCTGGATGGAAGCCCTGGAGCGAGAAATGCCCTGGACCATCATTTCGGGTGATTCATTTCGAAAAGGGCAAGGGGCCGAACGCCGAGCAATCCGAGCTTACGGGTTGTCGGTGTTCGTTCTGCAGGCGTCATGGGCAGCAATGCCTTATTGGGCAAAGCTTGCGCAGTTCAGTTTGTGGTGGCCAAGAATCGTGGAGCTGGCCGGAACGGTCAAAGGAAATACCGTTGAGGTTCCTTGGCGTCTTTCTAGTGGGTTCAGAACGCGCTAATGGTCTTCAAGCCAGCGGCTTGATCCCCACGCTGTACGGAGGCGCGTTGCCGCGCGCGGCGGCTTTGATCTTCAGCATCGAGCCGCCGGGAGTGAATTCAAAGTCCTGGTAGGGGACTTCAAACCACTGGTGGAAGCTGGTGCGGGAGAACTCCGGCACCCAGACCTTGGGGCGCTTGGCATCACAGTGGAACTCAACCGTTGTGCGGTCGATGCCCAGCGGGCGGGTATTGCCAATGCGGTAGCTGACGCGCAGTTCGGCGCTTTGGGTCGAGCCGGGGCGCCACGTCAGGCCGATGGACTCCATGAATTGTTCAATCGCCTGAATACCGCTGGACATAGCTGACTCCGAATGCTGTCGGGCGCCGCGCGCCCACGAAAAGCCGCCGCATATGGCGGCGGGAAACAGACGAATTATCCGCCATTCCGGACTTGGCTGCCCAGGCAGGGGGCGCAGGGCTCCGCGAGGATGCCCTGCGCCTGGCGATTGCCCTCCTAAACTTGGGGCCGACCGCAGAAGGTCAGGATGGCCTCGGCCACCGCTTGCGGGGCTTCGCGTTGGGGAAAATGGCCGACGCCGTCCAGCACCCGGCGTTCGTAACGGCCGCTGAAGTATTGTTCTTTGCCTTCGGACGTGACGGGCTGATTGCACGTGTCGGCGCGGCCGTGCAGCACCAGCGTGGGCACGGTCAAGACGGGGGCTGGGCTCAGGCGCGCGCTGTCCTGGGCGTAGGCGAGGTCGCCTTCTGCATGGCCCCAGCGGTGCCGGTAGGAATGCAGCACTACGTCGGCCCAATCCGGGTTGTCGAAAGCGTGCGCCGCTTCGTCGAAGTCCGCCTGGGTGTACCAGAAGGCAGGTGACCAGGTGTCCCACATGTACCGGGCGAATTCGCGGCCATTGCCGCGCACGGTGTCCGCGCCGCGTGGTGTAGCCATGAACCAGTGGTACCAATAGTTGCGGGTCTGGGCCAGCGACAGCGGCTGGGACGGATCGTTGGTGCCATATCCCACCGACAGCAGCACCAGTTCGCTGGCTACCCCCGGCCGCAGGCCGCAGGCATTGGCGGTGGCGCGGGCGCCCCAGTCATGCCCCACCAGCAGCGGTTTGTTCAGATGGAGCGCGTCGATAAAGTCGAGTAGATCGCGCCCCAGTGCGGCCAATTCGCCGCTACGTGGGGTTTCCGCATGGCGAAAGCGCGTAAGTCCGAAGCCGCGCAAGGCGGGGCACAACACCCGGTAGCCTTCAGCGGCCAGCCGGCCGGCCACCGTGCGCCAGCTTTCGGGGCTGTCGGGCCAGCCATGGACCAGCACGGCGGTGCGCGTCCCGGCGGGGTTCCATTCCAGATAGGCGATGTCCAGCATAGGGGTTTGGACGGTGGCATAGGGGGGCAGCATAGGAACTCCTTGTAGCGCGTGTTGGTCTTGTCACGATAGCTCTTGGGCTTGTCATGATTCTTGATGAATAAGCATTTATTATCAAGAAATCATTAATAGTTGGGGGCGATCGATGGAAACCTTGAACGAGTCGACCGGCGCCGTGCTGGACCTGACACTTTTACGCACGTTTCTGGAAGTGGTGGATAGCGGCGGATTTGCGCTGGCCGCCGATACGCTGGCCTTGACGCCCTCGGCCGTCAGCGGCCACATCAAACGGCTTGAGGTACTGGCTGGCGCCGTTTTGCTGGACCGAACCACACGCAGCTTTGAACTGACGGCCTCGGGAGAGACGCTCTATGCCTACGCGCGAAATATTGTCGATCTGGAACGCGAAGCGCGCGCGCGATTGCACGGCACGCGGCTAAAGGGGCGTTTGCGTATAGGCTCGTCGGAAGATTTTGCGGCAGCATGGCTGGCCCAGGTGTTGCAAACCTTTCATCGTGGGCATCCTGAGGCCTCGATAGAACTGAAAGTGGGCATCACCGCCAATCTGCTGCGCGAGCAATCTCGGGGCAAGCTGGATGTCGTGTTTGGCAAGCAATGCGCACGCGTGCAGGACGACGGCGAATTGTTGTGGGAAGAGGAATTGGTGTGGGCCTGGGCAGCCGATAAATCCTGGAAACCCGGGCCACTGGTGCCGCTGGCGGTCTTTCCCGAACCCTGCGTGTATCGCGAAGCGGCCATCACCGCGCTGGGGCAGGCGCAGCAAGGCTGGCTCCCCGTGTTTGAAAGCGGCAGCATGGCGGGCTGCCTTGCCGCGGCGCAAGCGGGTTTTGCCGTGGCGCCCGTGGCGCGCAGCCAATTGCGCGATGGGTTGCGCGCGCTGTCCCCTGATGACGGGATGCCCGAGCTGCCGCTGGCGCGCTTCTACGCTTATTTACGTTCAGCCGATCCAGCGGCGCAGGCGTTGGTTGCCGCCGTCCGGCAGACGGGGCAGCGGCGGCGCTTTGCGCAATGACTATCGGGGGATCGTTGTGGCGCGGCCCCGCAGGCAGGTCTGATGGGGCCGCCCCGTGTTGAACTCCGTTTATCGCCACCATTGAGTAAAGCAAATGGACGCATCGCCCCGAGGCTCGCACCATGGCGCTTATGTCCCGGGCACGGCTGGCGATCAGCCGGCCGGTCAGGCTTCAACGGTCAGGTTTCATGGGTCAGACCCCAATCAAGGAATCAGCATGGCAAATTTCATCTTGGCATTGGTTAACGCAGAACTTTCTCTTTTCGGTGTTGCGACGGCAAACGACCCCGTCACGGCCTCCGCCGCTGAGACGCCCGGCTCCACGACAGCGTTCGACAGCGAGCACTATCGCAGCGCCCTGGGTTAAGGCCGGCCACGCCGTCCTGACGGGAAGGAATGGAGAAATAGGCAGGTTTCACGCAAGAACGAGCCTGTACGCCCTAGCGTGTGATTCTTAATATCCCTACCAGGCTAAGGGCTGATGGATGCGAGATGCATACACCGGCTTTTCAGCCGGGCCGCCAGGCGTCTTGCCGGCGGCTGCAAGCTGGCAAGGAGAGGGAATCGCATGAAATCCGAAAAAATCTGGTTGGTGACTGGCGTGTCGGCGGGCTTGGGTCTGGTGCTGGTAAAGATGTTGCTGGATTCTGGCCACAAAGTGGCCGCGACGTCCGAGGACGGCGATGCGTTGCTGGATGCCGTGGGCGCCAAGCTTGAGGGCCAGTTCCTGCCCTTGACGGTGGATCTGGCCGACGAGCGCAATGTGCGCCGTGCCGTGGACTCCACTATCGCTGCGTTCGGCGGCGTGGATGTGGTGGTGAATAACGCGGGTGTCGGGTTGCAGGGGGCGCTGGATAGTCTGTCGGATGCAGAGCTGCGCGGCAGTTTTGATAGCAATGTGTTTGGCATGCTGAACGTGATCCGCGCCGTGCTGCCACGCATGCGTGCACAACGCAGCGGGCACGTGTTCAACATCTCGTCGATTCTGGGCTTTGACGGCGGACATGCGCAATGGGGGGCTTACAGCGCCACCAAGTTTGCAGTCAGCGGCCTGACGGAATCGCTGGCGGCTGAAGCCGCGGCGTGGGGCGTGCGCGTGTCGCTGGTGTATCCGGGCGCCATGCGTGCATCGCCCGCCTGGCGTGGCGCGCAATACAACACGCCTGAACTGGCCGCGCGTGATCCGCAGCGGCAGGAGTTGGGCGGGGACCCGGTCAAGGCCGCACAAGCGCTCATCAACGCGGCAGACGCGCAATACGCGCCCCTGCATCTGTTCCTGGGCCGCGACGCCTTCGATCAGGCGCGCAACAAGATCCAATCGGTTCAGCAGGAATTGGCGCGTTGGCGCGAGATGTCGGTGTCGATTGGTGTTGTGGACGAGCGCCGCCTGGCTGCCTGACGGCGCATCGGGTCAGCGCGGCCAGCCTTGAACGACTTGATAGCCACCCAGCAATGCCAGGCTGACCATAAAACACAGCTTGAAAGCTCGCGCCGACAGTTTGGCTCGCAGCCACTGCCCCAGCGCCATCCCGGCAAGCGCCGGTAGCAGCATCAGTACAGACGCGCGGGCGGCGCTGGGGCTGTAGCCGCCGTTGAGCCACAAGCCAGCCGCCAGCGCCACGGTGGATACCGTGAACGAAATTCCCATGGCTTGGATCAGGCCATCTTTGCCCAGGTTCAAGGCCTGCAAATAGGGCACGGCAGGAATGACGAACACGCCAGTCGCTGCTGTGATCACGCCGGTGATCACGCCTACGACGGCGCCTAGTGCGCCTTCGTGCTGGCGCGGCACGCTTGGCGGCGATGATCCGAACAGGCCCCAGGCGGCGTAAGCCACCAGCGCCAAGCCCAAACAGACGCTGGCCCAGTCGCCGGACGGCGCGCCCAGCCATAGCGCGCCAGCAAGCGTGCCTGCGCAAACGCCTGCCTGCATGGGTGCAATGCGGCGAAAAATGCCAAGCAGCGTGGGCCAGGGACGGGCCTGCCACAGGTTGGTGATCAGTGAGGGCACGATCAGCAGGGCGGCAGCTTGCGCCGGCGCCATGATCAGCGCCAACATCGCCATGGAAATGGTGGGCAGACCCAGGCCGACCACGCCTTTTACTACACCGGCCAAAATGAACACGGCCACGGTGGCGGCAAGTAGCGCTGGTGTGCCGCCGGGCAGCCAATCAAATGAATTCATGCGGACTCGCTTTGTCTCTGGTTTTGCCGAAGGAGGCTTTATTCTGCCGTCGGCGGCGCGCTGGGGGGTATCGGGATCTTGCATATCCAGCCTATGGTTCAGCCTGAGTCTGCGTGCTACGCTGCCCGAATGCGATTCGACCTGACCGATCTACGGCTCTTCCTGAATGTGCAGGAGACGGGCTCTATTACAGCGGGCGCCAAGCGGTCACACATGACGCTGGCCTCCGCCAGCGAACGCATCCGCGGCATGGAAGACACGCTGGGCGTTCCTCTGCTGCTGCGCGAACATCGCGGCGTTGAACCCACGCCCGCCGGCCGCACTTTGGCACATCACGCGCGAGTGGTGCTGGCACAGATGGATCGCATGCGTGGGGAACTGGACCACTATGGACTTGGCCTGAAAGGACACGTGCGCGTGTTGTGCAACACCACCGCGTTAAGTGAGTATTTGCCATCAGTCCTGGGCGAGTTCCTGAAGGATCACCCGCGTGTCTCGGTGGACCTGGAAGAGCGGCTCAGTCACGAAATCGCGGATGCGCTGCGCGCAGGCACTTGCGATATCGGCGTGCTGGCCGACTCGGCGGATCTGCACGGCTTACAGACGCGCACTTTTCGGCATGACCCGCTGACGCTGATCGTGCCGCGTGGGCATGCCTTGGCTGAACGCGCTGCCATCACGCTGGCCGAAGTGGCGGACGAAGCGTTCGTGGGGCTGGTAGAAGGCAGTGCGTTGCAGGAGCACATCGCGCACCATGCGCGGCGCATCGGCAAGGTGCTGTCTTATCGCGTGCGCCTGCGCAGTTTTGATGCGGTCTGCCGGATGGTGGGGCAAGGTGTGGGCATAGGCATCGTGCCGCGCGTGGCGGCGCTGCGGTATGGCCGTGCCGCCGGTGTGCAGCGCGTGGCTCTGGCCGATGACTGGGCCGTGCGGGATCTGGTGTTGTGCGTGCGCAGTGCCTTGCCCGCGTATGCCGCCGAGCTGGTGGCATACGCCCTGCGCGGCGCGCCCGCTACAGGCGAGCCAGTTTCCCCGGTTTTCTCAGATGGCCCCGTTCAAACCAGGAACCCGAAGCGACCGCGCCAAGGATGATCAAGCCGTACACGCACATTGCGGCCGCTGCAATCAGGAACAAGACGGTCAGTGATCCGGTCAGATGCAGCGCAATGCCGCCAATACCTACTCCGATCAGCAGACGCAAGCAGCCTGCCACCAGTGGCCACTTCAGCCGTCCCGCGCCTTGCGACGCGAAGTACATCGAGAACCCCAGCGCGAAGAAACCATACACGGGGCCGACGGTGCGCAGGTACACGGACCCGGCTTCCAGCATGTGGTCTTCGGCGCCGAACAATCGCAGCCACGCTTCAGGGAAAAATGCTGCGGTCAGGCCTATCGCTTCGGCCAGCACGAAGGCGATCGCGCCGCCAGTCAACGCGATCCGCATGGCGCGTTCCGGTTTGCCAGCGCCGATGTTGGAGCCCACCATGGCGACCATGGGGGCGCCCAGTCCGAAGGCGATAGGCATCAACAAATATTCCAGCCGTACGGCGATGCCGTAGCCCGCCATCGCCGCCGTTCCCGCGTAGGCGCCTACCAGCGCCGTCGTCAAGGCCACCAATGCATTCGTCAACAAAGGGTTCAAGGTGGCCAACGCGCCCACGCTGAGAATGCTGCGCATCAAGCTCGGATAAAGCCGGCTGGCGACCAGCCGTGCCGGGTTGCGTCCGCTGGCGCAGTACAGGCCAAGAATCAACGCGCCCGCGCCGTAGTAGACAAGCAGCGCCCAGCCGCCGCCCGCCACGCCCAGCGCAGGAAATGGCCCCCACCCGAAGATCAGGCACGGCGACAAGGGAATCAGCAGCAAGGCGCCGCCGCAGATCACCGCGCCCGGCACCAGCATATTGCCGGTGCCGCGGATGACGCTGGCAAATGCATTCATCAGCCACATCAGGACGATGCCGCCAAAAATGACATTGGAATACGCCAGAGCAGCGTCCAACGCCTCGCCTTGGGCGCCCAGGGCGCGATACAACTGCGGACCGAAGGCCAGCAGCAACACACAGAAAATCAGGCCCAGCAGCGCATTCAGTACTACCGCATGCAGCACCAATTGATCCGCTTCCTGTTGCCTGCCTCCGCCCAGTGCGCGTGCGACCGCTGCGGATATGCCGCCGCCCATTGCGCCTTGTGACATATTGCCCATCAGAAACAGCACAGGCACAACCAGCGCCACCCCTGCCAATACCGAAGTACCCAATCGCGCCAGAAACCAGGTTTCGATCAGACCGGTAGCGGACTGCGCGGACATCATCAGAATATTGGGCCAGGACAGCCGCGCCAATGTGGGGGCGATAGGCGCTTCAAGCATGGCTTGCAGGCGCGCATTGGCAAGACGTGGCGGGGGATTGGATGACATGGAAAGTGGCCGCGATGGATTGCGGTAAAATTTACGTGCATATGCCAATATCTGTCAAGAATCGGCTGGACTCGCGCCTGCCATGGCAGTAGCGTAGTGTCCTTGCCGATCTTTCTTTGTCTGTACTCATCGCCATGTCCGCCGCTGATCCTTCCGTCCCCGCCATCGTTCCCGACCCCATGGTCTGCAACGGCGCTGCGCTGCGCAAAGCAACCCGCCGCGTGTCGCAGTTGTATGACACGGTGCTGGCGCCCTGCGGATTAAAAGTGTCGCAACATTCGATCCTGGTGCATATCGCGCGGGCCGGCACGCCGTCCATGACAGACCTTGCACGCGCCATGGTGTTGGACCGTTCTGCGTTGGCGCATAACCTGAAACCGTTGGAGCGCGATGGCTACGTGCAAATGGCGCGCGACGAGATCGATGGCCGAAGCCGCCGGGTGGCGCTGACAG of Achromobacter seleniivolatilans contains these proteins:
- a CDS encoding sulfite exporter TauE/SafE family protein produces the protein MNSFDWLPGGTPALLAATVAVFILAGVVKGVVGLGLPTISMAMLALIMAPAQAAALLIVPSLITNLWQARPWPTLLGIFRRIAPMQAGVCAGTLAGALWLGAPSGDWASVCLGLALVAYAAWGLFGSSPPSVPRQHEGALGAVVGVITGVITAATGVFVIPAVPYLQALNLGKDGLIQAMGISFTVSTVALAAGLWLNGGYSPSAARASVLMLLPALAGMALGQWLRAKLSARAFKLCFMVSLALLGGYQVVQGWPR
- a CDS encoding MarR family winged helix-turn-helix transcriptional regulator: MSAADPSVPAIVPDPMVCNGAALRKATRRVSQLYDTVLAPCGLKVSQHSILVHIARAGTPSMTDLARAMVLDRSALAHNLKPLERDGYVQMARDEIDGRSRRVALTDAGRAKLAESKRLWKDAQNRFEAAYGQERAAALRRSLADIFSDEFALAFSRG
- a CDS encoding DUF433 domain-containing protein produces the protein MFSGTGIYSIREAARLIQVPPRKLGRWMFGHNYFSKTTGARLSSSALWTPQPVAVTAPNRLIGFADLLEARFVSAFASYGVPLRVIRHCLASAQSLYRVKYPFTTLRFKTDGKTIFAEAVREASANASLVDLNSLQNVFREIIRPSLYAGIEYRGGNALKWYPALRREGIVLDPARESGRAIVEDTGTPTDVLYASYVAEGATPRAACHTARIYDVPLRYVRSAIKFESHLSALNH
- a CDS encoding LysR substrate-binding domain-containing protein yields the protein MRFDLTDLRLFLNVQETGSITAGAKRSHMTLASASERIRGMEDTLGVPLLLREHRGVEPTPAGRTLAHHARVVLAQMDRMRGELDHYGLGLKGHVRVLCNTTALSEYLPSVLGEFLKDHPRVSVDLEERLSHEIADALRAGTCDIGVLADSADLHGLQTRTFRHDPLTLIVPRGHALAERAAITLAEVADEAFVGLVEGSALQEHIAHHARRIGKVLSYRVRLRSFDAVCRMVGQGVGIGIVPRVAALRYGRAAGVQRVALADDWAVRDLVLCVRSALPAYAAELVAYALRGAPATGEPVSPVFSDGPVQTRNPKRPRQG
- a CDS encoding LysR family transcriptional regulator → METLNESTGAVLDLTLLRTFLEVVDSGGFALAADTLALTPSAVSGHIKRLEVLAGAVLLDRTTRSFELTASGETLYAYARNIVDLEREARARLHGTRLKGRLRIGSSEDFAAAWLAQVLQTFHRGHPEASIELKVGITANLLREQSRGKLDVVFGKQCARVQDDGELLWEEELVWAWAADKSWKPGPLVPLAVFPEPCVYREAAITALGQAQQGWLPVFESGSMAGCLAAAQAGFAVAPVARSQLRDGLRALSPDDGMPELPLARFYAYLRSADPAAQALVAAVRQTGQRRRFAQ
- a CDS encoding SDR family NAD(P)-dependent oxidoreductase, whose amino-acid sequence is MKSEKIWLVTGVSAGLGLVLVKMLLDSGHKVAATSEDGDALLDAVGAKLEGQFLPLTVDLADERNVRRAVDSTIAAFGGVDVVVNNAGVGLQGALDSLSDAELRGSFDSNVFGMLNVIRAVLPRMRAQRSGHVFNISSILGFDGGHAQWGAYSATKFAVSGLTESLAAEAAAWGVRVSLVYPGAMRASPAWRGAQYNTPELAARDPQRQELGGDPVKAAQALINAADAQYAPLHLFLGRDAFDQARNKIQSVQQELARWREMSVSIGVVDERRLAA
- a CDS encoding alpha/beta fold hydrolase; its protein translation is MLPPYATVQTPMLDIAYLEWNPAGTRTAVLVHGWPDSPESWRTVAGRLAAEGYRVLCPALRGFGLTRFRHAETPRSGELAALGRDLLDFIDALHLNKPLLVGHDWGARATANACGLRPGVASELVLLSVGYGTNDPSQPLSLAQTRNYWYHWFMATPRGADTVRGNGREFARYMWDTWSPAFWYTQADFDEAAHAFDNPDWADVVLHSYRHRWGHAEGDLAYAQDSARLSPAPVLTVPTLVLHGRADTCNQPVTSEGKEQYFSGRYERRVLDGVGHFPQREAPQAVAEAILTFCGRPQV
- a CDS encoding MATE family efflux transporter — translated: MSSNPPPRLANARLQAMLEAPIAPTLARLSWPNILMMSAQSATGLIETWFLARLGTSVLAGVALVVPVLFLMGNMSQGAMGGGISAAVARALGGGRQQEADQLVLHAVVLNALLGLIFCVLLLAFGPQLYRALGAQGEALDAALAYSNVIFGGIVLMWLMNAFASVIRGTGNMLVPGAVICGGALLLIPLSPCLIFGWGPFPALGVAGGGWALLVYYGAGALILGLYCASGRNPARLVASRLYPSLMRSILSVGALATLNPLLTNALVALTTALVGAYAGTAAMAGYGIAVRLEYLLMPIAFGLGAPMVAMVGSNIGAGKPERAMRIALTGGAIAFVLAEAIGLTAAFFPEAWLRLFGAEDHMLEAGSVYLRTVGPVYGFFALGFSMYFASQGAGRLKWPLVAGCLRLLIGVGIGGIALHLTGSLTVLFLIAAAAMCVYGLIILGAVASGSWFERGHLRKPGKLARL